In the genome of Andrena cerasifolii isolate SP2316 chromosome 5, iyAndCera1_principal, whole genome shotgun sequence, one region contains:
- the LOC143368789 gene encoding methyltransferase-like protein 25B, with translation MAAPTDICCTCKACTRTRVTIDQIFSVLDVYGWLLDSYVVDFFEEKLWEKLPESWRLALYDTSPQEFGEWMSGDILRTRTWPLSLLALRQVINTLQINRNHGDPESVLSCEFSKSKARNNKHNEKFEAHSKEACDNLYSKDNKFNNLFSKHIKKKKRYEIQEIAQVCADCAHESNCKCIVDIGSGMGHLARTLSFQYGLCVTCVEQDCTLLQHARKWDQELLVSVRKHVPNFCQKCPQHFPAKLEWSNLVESELISRLQDLFHTGFDLKKIETEFGLVGLHPCGDLAPLLLKLYSSRDEAKFICIVGCCYMKLTLNSEINGFMGYPLSKYLSLCKNNALNYTSLEVACHAIEKYCDKLKAGNYEDLIVHTYRAALETILIKKSDELRHCKLRNVKVTKGMTFQQYCVKATSNFDARLQPRDPDINNLEINNYLNRWHQVLAFGSLRMMLAPLVETIVLLDRFLFLSEKNLSPTLKPIFDSKLSPRNLVLISSKHD, from the exons ATGGCCGCACCTACAGATATTTGCTGCACGTGTAAAGCTTGTACGAGAACTCGTGTAACGATCGACCAAATATTTTCCGTTCTAGACGTATACGGCTGGCTATTAGACTCTTACGTTGTG GACTTCTTCGAGGAAAAATTATGGGAAAAGTTACCTGAAAGCTGGAGGCTCGCATTGTATGATACGTCTCCTCAAGAATTTGGTGAATGGATGTCGGGGGACATCTTGCG GACACGCACGTGGCCATTGTCGTTACTTGCGCTTCGTCAAGTAATTAACACGCTACAGATCAACAGAAATCACGGGGACCCAGAAAGCGTTCTATCTTGTGAATTTAGTAAATCAAAAGCACGTAATAATAAACACAATGAGAAGTTTGAGGCGCATAGCAAAGAAGCATGTGACAACTTATACTCCAaggataataaatttaataacttGTTTTCCAagcatataaaaaagaaaaagagataTGAGATACAAGAAATAGCTCAA GTATGCGCAGACTGCGCCCACGAATCTAATTGTAAGTGCATCGTCGATATTGGGTCTGGAATGGGTCACTTAGCTCGTACTTTGTCTTTCCAATATGGATTATGCGTTACCTGCGTCGAGCAGGATTGTACGCTGTTGCAACATGCTAG GAAATGGGATCAAGAATTATTGGTGTCTGTAAGAAAGCACGTTCCTAATTTTTGTCAGAAATGTCCGCAGCACTTTCCAGCTAAATTGGAATGGTCAAATTTAGTTGAATCAGAACTAATTAGTCGGTTGCAAGATTTGTTTCATACTGGTTTTGATTTAAAGAAGATTGAAACTGAATTTGGTTTGGTAGGCCTTCATCCGTGCGGAGACTTAGCTCCGTTACTATTAAAGCTTTATTCTTCTAGAGATGAAGCCAAATTTATTTGTATCGTTGGATGTTGTTACATGAAGTTAACTTTAAA TTCAGAGATAAATGGGTTTATGGGTTATCCGCTTAGCAAGTATCTGTCCTTGTGCAAAAATAATGCATTGAATTATACATCGTTAGAAGTGGCATGCCACGCCATTGAAAAGTACTGTGACAAGTTAAAGGCTGGGAATTACGAAGATTTAATA GTGCACACGTATAGAGCGGCTCTAGAAACTATTTTAATAAAGAAAAGTGATGAATTACGGCACTGCAAGTTGAGAAATGTCAAAGTAACAAAAGGGATGACATTTCAACA ATACTGCGTTAAAGCGACATCGAATTTCGACGCTCGTTTGCAGCCACGAGATCCCGACATCAAcaatttagaaattaataattatttaaatcgttGGCATCAAGTCCTAGCGTTTGGATCGCTGCGAATGATGTTGGCGCCATTAGTGGAAACGATCGTACTGCTCGATAGATTTCTATTTCTATCCGAGAAGAATTTGTCGCCAACATTGAAACCAATTTTTGATAGCAAACTATCACCGCGAAATTTAGTGCTAATCTCTAGTAAACACGATTAA